A region of Clostridia bacterium DNA encodes the following proteins:
- a CDS encoding phosphopantetheine-binding protein: MSNEVESRIIAILNKQLSELAGKEIEIEDELINLGINSVEFIKAIIALEKEFDLDLEDEDLDFNRFKVVGDLVSYIKEKV; this comes from the coding sequence ATGTCTAACGAAGTAGAAAGCAGGATAATTGCAATATTGAATAAACAGTTGAGTGAACTGGCAGGCAAAGAAATCGAAATAGAAGATGAACTGATTAACCTGGGCATAAATTCTGTTGAGTTCATAAAAGCTATTATTGCATTGGAGAAGGAATTTGATCTTGACCTTGAAGACGAGGATCTGGATTTTAACAGATTTAAGGTTGTAGGGGATTTGGTTTCGTATATTAAAGAAAAAGTATAG
- a CDS encoding SDR family NAD(P)-dependent oxidoreductase, protein MEKTKNYIIKQVASNKLSQEEAKSMLLELKTKPSRADDDIAIIGMACRFPQADNPEEFWNNLINGVVSIRDLPEKRKEDFYTVLSNTVIRKTMINADIKDEDISNKRIKFIESGYLDEVDKFDAGFFHIPPREAKFIDPMQRVFMEAAWEAIEDAGYGGKKVQGTNTGVYVGRDNTNSSIYSIITEQDQMHLTGSWAGILATRISYAFDFKGPGMVIDTACSSGATAIHEACKALKNKECDYALAGGIQIASRPNINGENTNMSMVESKDSKVRTFDKNANGTVWGEGVGVLFLKPLSKAVEDGDNIHAVIKGSAINNDGTSNGITAPNAEAQEEVIIQAWKNAKVNPETISYVEAHATGTVLGDPIEIKGLSNALARFTDKKQFCGIGSAKPNIGHLVAASGPASLMKVVLAMKKEKIPAVINFDEPNPYIDFCNSPIFVNDSTREWKKSDVPRRAGVSSFGFSGTNCHIILEEAPEVEKSAEAVIDGKPQIFTISARSENVLEDYVKKYTDFFSKNANNNLKNVCFTANTGRGHFSYRIAIVAGSFDELKEKISHIAQHGFNKSNENGVFFGQHKITQSGKKSSDAAGITEEQMGRITLSASNLIQRISGSESYTENDLYELSRLYVEGAEIDWDNLYKGKKLKRVSLPAYPFERVRLWANPREFGDMIFGTQKDHAKSKYPLYDEHLESFDSHIFTTYFEVKRHWVLSDHRVIGNYVVPGTTYLEMAIEASSEFYQDKNLVLKNVIFITPLVVNEGEQKEVQTIVKPYDGHLDFIVASKDLDGNWAKHAEGSVSVGTQEGAKRVDISEIKARCSTEIISDSNDDNGPFGFGPRWNSGRKAYIGDNETLGYFELPAEFIKDLDEYRLHPSLMDNAINMANTSIGEGLYLPLTYKVLKTYGSTPGKLYSHLRRRSPKQENPESLTFDVTLMTEDGLVFAEVEDYTVKRVNEAASTFRKLSGKGSPYYEMSWVQEDLKAGEQDISGLKILVLKSKVQTADELVKSLKDSGASVTEVELGDKYQKTGENRFVIQGIQEDYNKLIEDINIHEYSKIVHMLNIYGTVEKETFESLQSKKKNGLFSMYYIAKTVSSKKLKNNLQMLLISDYASEVNGEEEAINPYNAAFMGIGKVVGAENDKLSLRCLDIDKNTCADDLLNEIKSDSKKYMAAYRNGKRYIEMFRRMDIEEKAAVSCEIKAEGIYLITGGMGGLGLEIGKYLSSKGKVNLCLVSRSQFPEREDWDGILSKNENRKVCKQIEAIKAMEASGASIVCCSADVTNFDAMKVLIDELRGKYGRVSGIIHAAGVAGNGFIINRSEDTFKSVINPKMDGAWILDNLTRSEEMDFFISFSSIASILGGAGQGDYTAANSYLDSFSFYRNKQGKRTITINWPAWKETGMAVEFGADKDDIFKTISTADALSAFEEVLGRNVGRIVIAEPDYGHEVFQNETELPFKISTEISAAVKRLKDRAGNNNIAKSNTQLADVKLKGRGDGNYTGTERIIGQIWGTLLGMEEIDINDDFFAMGGNSLLAVRMETEMEKSNLIIEYSDINSHPTIYELAEYLDKGENASDIVQKTESSDDDNIKAFEEKASEDKVTASSVKQTGSSDELKVLDSVEPFNEIIYRGCFYSALFPVVRHFNKSVLSYMANEIGIYGNREYMGVEGVNVGYLMKTPIFEVSERLGIHVESKPYTSTLTQDIVRAISADKLVIVCVDCFYESIRKDTYQKTHWPHCLLIYGFNEREKTFDILEHRHSGSLVYEKRTIGYSDLVNAYNGFLENFRNIDISEIEFASMKVHDKTEFPSYYEFSSIEGLADIEDEDDLHSFKANFIEVKNEVFNSFKYYEEFYKQFEAAAADEGAIKESAALVLELLNNLINAKQAMNYRNSRLVTNYSEIEGIILECIDLLSFIRARIARLLYTSRYKRETFLTCTEKLDRAIKLEYEYYNKLCAMMGI, encoded by the coding sequence ATGGAAAAAACAAAAAACTATATTATTAAGCAGGTAGCTTCTAATAAACTATCCCAGGAAGAAGCTAAAAGTATGTTGCTGGAGTTAAAAACAAAGCCTTCAAGAGCAGACGATGATATTGCGATTATTGGTATGGCCTGCAGATTTCCACAAGCCGATAACCCTGAAGAATTCTGGAACAACCTGATAAATGGGGTTGTTTCAATCAGAGATTTGCCGGAAAAAAGGAAAGAAGATTTTTATACAGTACTGTCCAATACGGTTATAAGAAAAACCATGATCAATGCAGATATTAAGGATGAAGATATAAGTAATAAAAGGATTAAATTTATAGAATCAGGATATCTTGATGAAGTAGATAAATTTGATGCAGGATTTTTCCACATCCCCCCGAGAGAAGCAAAGTTTATTGATCCGATGCAGAGGGTTTTTATGGAAGCTGCATGGGAAGCTATTGAAGATGCAGGCTACGGCGGAAAAAAGGTACAAGGTACAAATACCGGGGTATATGTAGGGAGAGATAATACAAACTCTTCAATCTACAGTATTATAACTGAACAGGATCAGATGCATCTGACAGGTTCATGGGCAGGCATACTTGCTACCAGAATTTCGTATGCATTTGATTTTAAAGGGCCGGGAATGGTTATAGATACAGCTTGTTCATCAGGTGCTACCGCGATACATGAAGCATGCAAGGCGCTAAAAAACAAGGAGTGTGATTATGCACTTGCAGGTGGTATTCAGATAGCATCGCGTCCCAATATTAATGGGGAGAACACCAATATGTCCATGGTGGAATCAAAGGATTCAAAAGTCAGGACATTCGATAAAAATGCAAACGGTACCGTATGGGGTGAGGGTGTCGGAGTACTGTTCCTTAAACCTTTGTCCAAAGCTGTCGAAGATGGAGATAATATTCATGCTGTAATAAAAGGAAGTGCGATAAACAACGACGGCACTTCAAACGGGATAACGGCTCCAAACGCTGAGGCACAGGAAGAAGTGATCATACAGGCCTGGAAAAATGCTAAAGTAAACCCGGAAACTATTTCATACGTGGAAGCCCATGCTACGGGTACTGTACTCGGAGATCCGATTGAAATAAAAGGACTTTCCAATGCGCTAGCAAGGTTTACGGATAAAAAGCAATTTTGCGGTATAGGATCGGCAAAACCGAATATAGGCCACTTGGTAGCAGCTTCAGGTCCGGCATCTTTAATGAAAGTAGTACTTGCAATGAAGAAAGAGAAAATTCCTGCTGTAATTAACTTTGATGAACCGAACCCGTATATAGATTTTTGTAACAGCCCTATATTTGTAAACGACAGTACCAGGGAATGGAAAAAAAGTGATGTTCCGAGGAGAGCAGGAGTGAGCTCCTTCGGTTTCAGCGGAACAAACTGCCACATTATTCTTGAAGAGGCCCCCGAAGTTGAAAAAAGTGCAGAGGCGGTCATAGACGGCAAACCTCAAATATTCACTATATCAGCTAGAAGTGAAAATGTACTTGAAGATTACGTAAAAAAATATACAGATTTCTTCAGTAAAAATGCTAATAACAACTTGAAAAATGTATGCTTCACTGCAAATACCGGGAGAGGACACTTTTCTTATAGGATTGCTATAGTAGCCGGCAGCTTTGATGAACTGAAAGAGAAAATTTCTCACATAGCTCAACACGGATTCAATAAATCAAATGAAAACGGTGTTTTCTTCGGACAGCACAAAATTACGCAAAGTGGTAAAAAATCATCTGATGCTGCCGGGATCACAGAAGAACAAATGGGGAGAATAACCCTTTCGGCATCAAACCTCATTCAGAGGATTTCCGGAAGTGAATCATACACTGAAAATGATCTGTATGAATTAAGCAGGCTTTATGTAGAGGGAGCTGAAATTGATTGGGATAACCTTTACAAAGGCAAAAAACTCAAACGTGTATCGCTGCCTGCATACCCTTTTGAGCGAGTAAGGCTGTGGGCTAACCCCAGGGAATTTGGTGATATGATTTTCGGTACACAAAAAGATCATGCCAAAAGTAAATATCCTCTGTACGATGAACATTTGGAATCATTTGATAGTCATATTTTCACCACTTATTTTGAGGTCAAGCGTCATTGGGTTCTCAGTGACCACAGAGTAATAGGTAATTACGTGGTTCCGGGGACTACATACCTGGAAATGGCTATAGAAGCGAGCAGTGAATTCTACCAGGACAAAAACTTAGTGCTGAAAAATGTTATTTTTATTACACCTCTGGTAGTAAACGAAGGGGAGCAGAAGGAAGTACAGACTATTGTCAAGCCTTATGATGGACATCTTGATTTTATTGTCGCAAGCAAGGATTTGGATGGAAACTGGGCTAAACACGCAGAAGGCAGTGTTTCGGTAGGCACACAGGAAGGAGCAAAAAGAGTAGACATCAGCGAAATCAAAGCCAGATGTTCCACGGAAATTATCAGCGACAGTAATGATGATAATGGGCCTTTTGGATTCGGACCAAGGTGGAATAGCGGAAGAAAAGCATATATCGGTGATAATGAAACACTTGGTTACTTTGAGCTTCCGGCAGAATTTATTAAAGATCTGGACGAGTACAGGCTGCATCCTTCCCTGATGGATAATGCCATTAACATGGCTAATACAAGTATTGGTGAAGGACTCTATCTTCCTCTGACCTACAAAGTTCTAAAAACATATGGATCAACTCCGGGAAAACTCTACAGCCATCTGAGGAGACGGTCTCCTAAACAGGAAAATCCGGAAAGTTTGACTTTCGATGTCACTCTGATGACGGAAGACGGTTTGGTTTTTGCAGAAGTTGAAGATTATACAGTTAAAAGAGTGAATGAAGCGGCCAGTACATTCAGAAAATTATCAGGAAAAGGCAGTCCTTATTATGAAATGAGTTGGGTACAGGAGGATCTGAAAGCCGGAGAGCAAGATATTTCTGGATTGAAAATACTTGTATTAAAAAGTAAAGTTCAGACTGCAGATGAGCTGGTAAAATCATTGAAAGATTCAGGTGCCAGTGTAACGGAAGTAGAACTTGGAGACAAGTATCAGAAAACCGGTGAAAACAGGTTTGTTATCCAAGGAATACAAGAAGACTACAATAAGTTAATCGAAGACATAAACATCCATGAATACTCAAAAATCGTACATATGCTTAATATTTACGGAACTGTTGAGAAGGAAACTTTTGAGAGTCTGCAAAGCAAAAAGAAAAATGGATTATTCAGCATGTACTATATAGCTAAGACGGTATCAAGCAAAAAACTTAAAAATAATTTGCAGATGCTATTGATTTCTGATTATGCAAGTGAAGTTAATGGGGAGGAAGAAGCTATAAACCCTTATAATGCCGCTTTCATGGGCATTGGGAAGGTTGTCGGTGCTGAAAATGACAAATTGAGCTTAAGGTGTCTGGACATAGATAAAAATACTTGTGCGGATGATCTTCTTAATGAAATTAAATCTGATAGTAAAAAGTATATGGCTGCCTATAGGAATGGAAAGAGATATATAGAAATGTTCCGGAGGATGGATATTGAAGAGAAAGCAGCGGTCAGCTGCGAAATAAAAGCTGAAGGTATCTATCTGATAACGGGAGGTATGGGCGGATTAGGTCTGGAAATCGGTAAATATCTATCGTCGAAAGGAAAAGTTAACTTATGCCTTGTTAGCCGTTCACAATTCCCGGAGAGGGAGGACTGGGACGGTATACTTTCAAAGAATGAAAACAGGAAGGTTTGTAAGCAGATTGAAGCTATAAAGGCGATGGAGGCTTCCGGAGCAAGTATTGTATGCTGCAGTGCTGATGTAACAAACTTTGATGCTATGAAAGTCCTGATAGATGAGCTGAGAGGGAAATATGGCAGGGTAAGCGGCATCATACACGCTGCCGGAGTAGCAGGTAATGGTTTTATTATAAATAGGAGTGAAGATACGTTCAAAAGCGTTATTAATCCTAAGATGGACGGAGCATGGATATTGGACAACCTGACCCGGAGTGAAGAGATGGATTTCTTTATATCATTCTCATCCATTGCATCCATATTGGGCGGGGCCGGGCAGGGGGACTATACAGCTGCAAATTCATACCTGGATTCATTCAGTTTCTACAGGAACAAGCAAGGAAAAAGGACAATAACAATCAATTGGCCTGCATGGAAGGAAACCGGAATGGCTGTTGAATTTGGGGCTGATAAGGATGACATATTCAAGACGATTTCAACTGCTGACGCATTAAGTGCTTTTGAAGAAGTACTTGGCAGGAATGTAGGAAGAATAGTTATAGCTGAACCGGATTATGGGCATGAAGTTTTCCAAAATGAAACCGAGCTGCCTTTTAAAATCTCAACGGAAATATCAGCTGCGGTAAAAAGACTAAAAGACAGAGCAGGGAATAACAATATAGCAAAATCCAATACACAGCTTGCTGACGTAAAGCTTAAAGGAAGAGGAGACGGCAACTATACCGGTACAGAAAGGATAATAGGGCAGATTTGGGGTACTCTCCTTGGGATGGAGGAAATAGACATTAATGATGATTTCTTTGCTATGGGAGGAAATTCATTACTTGCAGTACGAATGGAAACTGAAATGGAGAAAAGCAACCTGATAATAGAATATTCGGATATTAACAGCCATCCTACAATATATGAATTGGCTGAATACCTGGATAAAGGGGAAAATGCAAGTGATATTGTACAGAAAACAGAAAGCAGTGATGATGACAACATTAAAGCCTTTGAAGAGAAGGCGTCAGAAGATAAGGTGACTGCAAGCAGTGTCAAACAAACCGGTTCTTCAGATGAATTGAAGGTATTGGATAGTGTCGAGCCATTTAATGAAATAATTTATAGGGGATGCTTTTATAGTGCACTTTTTCCGGTAGTGAGGCATTTTAACAAATCTGTGCTTTCCTACATGGCAAATGAAATCGGTATATACGGAAACAGGGAATATATGGGGGTAGAAGGAGTAAATGTAGGGTACTTAATGAAAACCCCAATTTTTGAAGTATCGGAAAGGCTTGGGATACATGTAGAATCAAAGCCGTACACCAGCACTCTGACCCAGGATATAGTCAGGGCGATTTCTGCAGACAAGCTTGTTATCGTTTGTGTAGACTGTTTTTATGAATCCATAAGGAAGGACACATACCAAAAAACACACTGGCCTCATTGCCTTTTGATTTATGGGTTTAATGAGAGGGAAAAAACCTTTGATATACTGGAGCATCGCCATTCAGGAAGCCTTGTTTATGAAAAACGTACTATAGGCTATTCGGATTTGGTTAATGCATATAATGGCTTCCTGGAGAATTTCAGAAACATCGATATTTCTGAAATCGAGTTTGCATCCATGAAGGTTCATGACAAAACTGAGTTCCCAAGTTATTATGAATTCAGCTCAATTGAAGGTTTGGCTGATATTGAAGACGAGGATGATTTGCACAGCTTCAAAGCCAACTTTATTGAAGTGAAAAATGAAGTATTCAACAGTTTCAAGTATTATGAAGAGTTTTATAAGCAGTTTGAAGCAGCTGCAGCGGATGAAGGAGCAATCAAAGAAAGTGCTGCACTGGTGCTGGAACTGCTTAACAACTTGATAAATGCAAAACAGGCAATGAACTACAGAAATTCCAGACTGGTTACAAACTACTCCGAAATCGAGGGAATTATTCTGGAGTGCATAGATCTTCTGAGTTTCATAAGGGCAAGGATCGCAAGACTTTTATATACATCGCGTTATAAGAGGGAAACATTCTTAACATGTACTGAAAAGCTGGATCGTGCAATTAAGCTTGAATACGAGTACTATAACAAATTATGTGCTATGATGGGTATATGA
- a CDS encoding type I polyketide synthase: MEKLLSVKGIRSSGDAAKPRFQIENISKRDIAIVGLSGRFGWAENAQDFWEGIKEGSDFISGVSNERKKVGEAYIKSLERLGVPKEEFEFIDAAYMKRIDNFDCSMFNISPKEADLMDPNQRLLLEVVWEAIEDAGYGGKTLSGTRTGVYVGYSSDFGEEYKRYSRMVTDTNDEAAVTGNIRSIIGSRISYLLDLKGPSVMIDTACSSALVAVHTACQAIRNGECDYAIAGSVKVLVVPVREKSGQGNIGIGSSTGRAKTFDDSSDGTGVGEGVGAVLLKPLNKAVEDGDHIYAVIKGSAANQDGSSVGITAPNMAAQEEVILRAWKDAGIDPETITYIEAHGTGTKLGDPIEITGIKRAFENYTQKKQFCAVASVKTNIGHLDHAAGIAALIKSVMALKNGEIPACLHFQKPNRKIAFEDSPVYVNDRLSKWQTEGFPRRCGISSFGLSGTNCHLILEEYKNKNELKESVEGEKPQILSLSARNRESLSKLVDLYSGYLDKEESEIRNICYTANTGRGHYNLRLAVIAENMEDLKSKIGLIKNTGLVNINEKGILLGEHKIVSASKQNKLDGEITSDELKDLNLKADNLAGQAGRCANTEEYRINLEELARLYIKGGEIDWKKIYHSSKYKKVSLPVYPFLKEKHWVDPGKAHEKAVKHSYGNIGHPVLDTCLANSMEIDIYATNFSVEKHWVLSEHKVAGTYVVPGTTHIEIASQIARGYRSGSSDVIEMNEVVFLAPLAAQEGMEVEAQTVVKKDNGYYEFSVISKSEAEEGWRKHSEGRFFVTEGKRPDKIDIEELKKKFSKIEELSDIEEEPDGVETGPRFKNFKYAHLAEDEILAYMELPREYIKDLEEYYMHPALLDSAVNMCNGTIGQGLYLPLSYKKLKIYDRLPACIYSYISRKNEFKENSETGCFDISILDTEGNVIAVAEDYTVKKVHSTEFGNANKSKVLDYFEIGWNEKLLEDIAGKISGNAVLVFTEKGKRGTEVAEQLKNQGLKVYCAEIGSCFEKIDECRYSIGFTEEDYIRLVSELPEKVSHVIHMFSLESRDESGGLEENEVKMEKGVYSLFYLTKALVNLKAGNIRLALISDYAYEVSKTEKQISPHNAAFIGLGRVIQQEYPDISCVCIDIDESTKAENIISELAAQDNPQLVAYRDGKRYVEEFRAIDKKDLAPRQIEIKNGGVYIITGGTGGIGLEVARYLSEKGKVNLCMITRSALPERERWEEILEANNDYKLCKKITDILDMEKTGSIVLHYPADVSNPDSVLSAISEIKSRYGTVNGVIHAAGVAGDGFIIKKETGVFRNVLVPKTTGTCILDKMTEDFKLDFFIMFSSITSLTGAPGQGDYTAANAFMDSYAQYMARQGKNALAINWPAWSETGMAVDYNAVSEDSLFKPVSTGEGINAFEKLVNSAVVRAIPAKLNYKVIELVKDTMPIALSDEIRRNFGKTKGSGINKADHSSKDLGSISIVLKGKINQDYTDTEHSLAKLWALVLGINEVDVYDNFSDLGGDSILSTRLLREMQKEYGGLVDISDVFTYSTIGDMAAYLDSKMNKKKEFERIEEDDSDIDAELDAMLKRLADGDISVEEAEKLLE, from the coding sequence GTGGAAAAACTGTTAAGTGTAAAAGGTATAAGAAGTAGCGGCGATGCTGCCAAGCCGCGATTTCAGATAGAGAATATATCAAAGCGTGACATAGCTATAGTAGGTTTGTCAGGCAGGTTTGGTTGGGCAGAAAATGCACAGGATTTTTGGGAGGGTATAAAAGAAGGAAGCGATTTTATCTCCGGGGTTTCAAATGAAAGGAAAAAAGTAGGGGAAGCATATATAAAATCTTTGGAGAGGCTCGGAGTTCCAAAGGAAGAGTTTGAATTTATTGATGCTGCATATATGAAAAGGATAGACAACTTTGATTGTTCTATGTTCAATATTTCCCCTAAAGAGGCTGACTTAATGGATCCCAACCAACGTTTGCTTCTTGAAGTTGTATGGGAAGCAATAGAAGATGCAGGTTATGGCGGAAAAACACTTTCAGGAACAAGGACAGGAGTGTATGTAGGCTACAGCTCCGACTTTGGAGAGGAATATAAAAGATACAGCAGGATGGTAACTGACACCAACGACGAAGCTGCTGTAACCGGAAACATAAGATCTATTATCGGTAGCAGAATATCTTACCTGCTGGATTTGAAAGGGCCAAGTGTTATGATAGACACTGCTTGTTCATCAGCACTTGTAGCTGTACATACGGCATGTCAGGCAATAAGAAACGGAGAATGTGATTATGCTATTGCAGGATCTGTAAAAGTTTTAGTTGTCCCTGTACGTGAAAAAAGCGGGCAAGGAAATATTGGAATTGGTTCTTCTACCGGAAGGGCAAAGACATTTGATGACAGTTCAGACGGCACCGGTGTTGGGGAAGGTGTAGGAGCAGTATTGCTAAAACCGCTAAATAAAGCTGTCGAAGATGGTGACCACATTTATGCCGTAATAAAGGGGAGTGCTGCAAATCAGGATGGGAGTTCTGTGGGCATAACTGCACCAAATATGGCGGCACAGGAAGAAGTAATACTCAGGGCATGGAAGGACGCGGGCATTGATCCTGAAACAATTACATACATCGAAGCACACGGTACGGGAACAAAGCTTGGCGATCCTATAGAAATAACAGGCATTAAGAGAGCTTTTGAGAATTACACGCAAAAAAAACAATTCTGCGCAGTAGCATCTGTAAAGACTAATATCGGACATCTGGATCATGCCGCCGGCATAGCTGCATTAATAAAGTCGGTTATGGCTTTGAAAAACGGAGAAATACCAGCGTGTTTGCATTTTCAAAAGCCGAATCGTAAAATAGCTTTCGAGGATTCTCCTGTATATGTAAATGACAGGTTGAGCAAGTGGCAAACAGAAGGTTTTCCCAGAAGATGCGGAATAAGTTCTTTTGGATTAAGCGGTACAAACTGTCATCTTATACTTGAAGAATATAAAAATAAAAATGAACTGAAAGAATCTGTTGAAGGGGAAAAACCTCAAATACTGTCTTTATCAGCAAGAAATAGAGAGTCTTTAAGCAAGCTGGTTGATTTGTACAGCGGATACCTGGATAAGGAAGAAAGCGAAATCAGAAATATTTGCTATACGGCAAATACAGGCAGAGGGCACTATAACTTGCGGCTTGCAGTGATTGCAGAAAACATGGAGGACCTGAAAAGTAAAATCGGATTAATAAAAAATACCGGTCTTGTAAATATAAATGAGAAAGGAATACTGCTGGGAGAGCATAAAATAGTATCTGCTTCCAAGCAAAACAAATTAGATGGCGAAATCACTTCTGATGAATTGAAAGATTTGAATTTGAAGGCGGATAACTTAGCCGGACAGGCTGGAAGGTGTGCAAATACCGAAGAATACAGAATTAACCTGGAGGAGCTTGCCAGACTCTATATTAAAGGTGGGGAGATTGATTGGAAAAAGATTTACCACTCTTCAAAATATAAAAAGGTAAGCCTGCCGGTTTATCCGTTCCTAAAAGAAAAGCATTGGGTTGATCCTGGGAAAGCGCATGAGAAGGCAGTCAAACACAGTTACGGGAACATTGGACACCCGGTTTTGGATACATGCTTGGCGAATTCTATGGAAATAGATATTTATGCTACAAATTTCAGTGTGGAAAAGCATTGGGTATTGAGTGAGCACAAGGTAGCGGGGACATATGTAGTTCCGGGTACCACTCACATTGAGATAGCAAGCCAGATAGCAAGAGGATACAGATCTGGCAGCAGTGATGTTATTGAAATGAACGAAGTAGTGTTTTTAGCTCCATTGGCCGCACAGGAGGGCATGGAAGTGGAGGCCCAGACTGTCGTGAAAAAGGATAATGGATACTATGAATTTTCGGTAATAAGCAAATCAGAGGCAGAAGAAGGCTGGAGAAAACATTCTGAGGGGCGGTTTTTCGTAACTGAAGGAAAACGGCCGGATAAAATTGATATTGAGGAGCTAAAGAAAAAGTTTTCTAAAATAGAAGAGTTAAGTGATATAGAAGAAGAACCCGATGGTGTAGAGACAGGGCCAAGGTTTAAAAACTTCAAATATGCACACCTGGCGGAAGACGAAATACTGGCTTACATGGAATTACCCAGGGAGTATATTAAAGATCTTGAAGAGTACTACATGCATCCGGCTTTGCTGGATAGTGCCGTAAACATGTGTAACGGTACTATCGGACAAGGACTTTACCTGCCGCTTTCATATAAAAAATTAAAAATATATGACAGGCTGCCTGCTTGTATATACAGTTACATATCGAGGAAAAACGAATTTAAGGAAAACAGTGAAACCGGATGCTTCGATATATCAATACTGGATACTGAAGGTAATGTTATAGCTGTAGCAGAAGACTATACGGTGAAGAAGGTACATAGTACAGAGTTCGGTAATGCTAATAAGTCAAAAGTATTGGATTATTTTGAAATAGGGTGGAATGAAAAGCTTCTTGAAGATATAGCCGGCAAAATAAGCGGCAATGCAGTTCTTGTGTTTACAGAAAAGGGTAAAAGAGGCACGGAAGTGGCGGAACAATTGAAAAACCAAGGCCTAAAGGTATACTGTGCTGAGATTGGAAGCTGCTTTGAGAAGATAGATGAATGCAGATATTCAATCGGTTTTACAGAAGAAGACTATATTCGCCTGGTATCAGAACTGCCGGAGAAAGTATCTCATGTCATTCACATGTTTTCACTTGAATCAAGGGATGAAAGCGGAGGTCTAGAAGAAAACGAAGTGAAGATGGAAAAAGGGGTATATAGCCTGTTTTATCTGACAAAAGCGTTAGTGAATCTAAAAGCAGGCAATATACGGCTAGCGCTGATAAGCGACTATGCTTATGAGGTTTCTAAAACAGAAAAGCAGATTAGTCCACATAACGCAGCATTTATTGGTCTCGGTAGAGTAATACAACAGGAGTACCCGGACATAAGCTGTGTATGCATAGATATAGATGAGAGTACCAAAGCCGAAAACATCATAAGCGAGCTTGCAGCGCAGGATAATCCGCAGCTTGTGGCTTATAGGGACGGTAAAAGGTATGTGGAAGAATTCAGAGCTATAGATAAAAAAGATCTCGCTCCCAGACAAATTGAAATTAAAAATGGGGGGGTATACATAATCACAGGCGGCACCGGAGGTATAGGCCTTGAAGTAGCGAGATACCTTTCTGAAAAAGGAAAAGTAAACTTGTGCATGATAACAAGGTCAGCGCTGCCTGAGCGGGAACGGTGGGAAGAAATACTTGAGGCTAATAATGACTACAAGTTGTGTAAAAAGATAACAGACATCCTAGATATGGAAAAAACAGGCTCTATAGTTTTGCACTATCCGGCTGATGTCTCCAATCCGGATTCAGTACTAAGTGCCATTTCTGAGATAAAAAGCCGGTATGGGACGGTAAATGGAGTAATTCATGCTGCCGGTGTGGCCGGAGACGGTTTTATTATTAAAAAAGAAACCGGTGTATTTAGGAATGTATTAGTACCAAAAACGACAGGAACGTGTATTCTTGATAAAATGACCGAAGACTTCAAGCTGGACTTTTTTATCATGTTTTCATCTATTACCAGTCTTACGGGAGCTCCAGGTCAAGGAGATTATACTGCTGCAAATGCATTTATGGATTCTTATGCACAGTACATGGCAAGACAAGGGAAGAATGCTTTGGCAATAAACTGGCCCGCATGGAGTGAAACAGGTATGGCAGTGGACTATAATGCAGTCAGTGAGGATTCATTGTTTAAACCTGTGTCTACCGGAGAAGGCATAAATGCTTTTGAAAAACTGGTAAATTCAGCTGTAGTCAGGGCCATCCCCGCTAAACTCAATTATAAGGTAATAGAACTTGTTAAAGATACCATGCCTATAGCTTTGTCGGACGAGATCAGGCGTAATTTTGGGAAAACAAAAGGTAGCGGTATCAACAAAGCTGATCATAGCAGTAAGGATTTAGGCAGTATAAGTATTGTGCTCAAAGGGAAAATAAACCAGGATTATACGGACACAGAGCACAGCCTTGCAAAGCTATGGGCATTGGTTCTGGGTATAAATGAAGTTGATGTATATGATAACTTCAGCGATTTGGGCGGGGATTCGATTCTTTCGACACGTCTCCTAAGAGAGATGCAGAAGGAGTATGGCGGATTGGTTGATATTTCAGATGTATTTACTTACTCGACAATAGGTGATATGGCTGCATATCTTGACAGCAAAATGAACAAGAAAAAGGAATTTGAAAGGATAGAGGAGGATGACAGCGATATAGATGCGGAATTGGATGCTATGCTGAAACGACTTGCTGACGGAGATATATCTGTAGAAGAAGCTGAAAAACTTTTGGAGTAG